From the Nocardiopsis changdeensis genome, one window contains:
- a CDS encoding Bug family tripartite tricarboxylate transporter substrate binding protein, producing MRERGVPLRVAGGLCALLLVGTALFDVRQSAASGTGEQEKLLLIAPAAPGGGWDTLAREMQNGLREEDIRFNVEVRNAEGAGGTIGLAQVVNREGQHTVMSMTGLGMVGAVETTGSPYTMDDITPIAQLASEYQVVVVPADSPYESLDDLAEDWASQEGTLPVAGGSMGGVDQIFAGRVARSMDLTPAEINYLPYSGGGEVLTSLLSGTAAVGFSSLSDFADQVGDGGPLRALAVSSPERLEGLGAPTMLEEGYDVEMSNWRGVIAPPGLTDAEVEALEEQVRELVESPSWADTLERNRWTDTYQGREEFTAFLEEEVVATQETIEELGL from the coding sequence ATGCGCGAACGCGGCGTGCCGCTCCGTGTCGCGGGCGGGCTCTGCGCCCTCCTGCTGGTGGGGACAGCACTGTTCGACGTGCGCCAGAGCGCGGCGTCGGGCACCGGTGAGCAGGAGAAGCTCCTGCTCATCGCACCCGCCGCACCGGGCGGTGGATGGGACACCCTGGCCAGGGAGATGCAGAACGGCCTGCGCGAGGAGGACATCCGCTTCAACGTCGAGGTGCGCAACGCGGAGGGCGCGGGCGGCACCATCGGCCTGGCGCAGGTCGTCAACCGGGAGGGGCAGCACACCGTGATGTCCATGACCGGTCTGGGCATGGTGGGCGCGGTGGAGACCACCGGGTCGCCGTACACGATGGACGACATCACCCCGATCGCCCAGCTGGCCTCGGAGTACCAGGTCGTGGTGGTGCCCGCCGACTCGCCCTACGAGAGCCTGGACGACCTCGCCGAGGACTGGGCATCCCAGGAGGGGACCCTGCCGGTGGCGGGCGGCTCGATGGGCGGCGTGGACCAGATCTTCGCCGGGCGGGTGGCCCGCTCCATGGACCTCACCCCCGCGGAGATCAACTACCTGCCGTACTCGGGCGGCGGCGAGGTGCTGACCTCGCTGCTGTCGGGGACCGCCGCGGTCGGGTTCAGCAGCCTGAGCGACTTCGCCGACCAGGTGGGCGACGGGGGCCCGCTGCGGGCCCTGGCCGTGTCCTCGCCCGAGCGGCTGGAGGGCCTGGGCGCGCCGACGATGCTCGAGGAGGGCTACGACGTCGAGATGTCGAACTGGCGCGGGGTCATCGCCCCGCCGGGGCTGACCGACGCCGAGGTCGAGGCCCTGGAGGAGCAGGTGCGGGAGCTGGTGGAGAGCCCGTCGTGGGCCGACACCCTGGAGCGCAACCGGTGGACGGACACCTACCAGGGACGCGAGGAGTTCACCGCGTTCCTGGAGGAGGAGGTCGTCGCCACGCAGGAGACCATCGAGGAGCTGGGGCTGTGA